Proteins encoded by one window of Spirochaetota bacterium:
- the rplN gene encoding 50S ribosomal protein L14, with the protein MIQLMSRLSVADNTGIKRLKCIKVLGGTRRRYASVGDVIVCSIKDIIPTSAFEKGGIVKAVIVRTKKEIKRKDGSYIRFDDNAAVVIDDKLEPRGKRIFGPVARELRDCGFMKIVSLAPEVL; encoded by the coding sequence ATGATACAATTAATGAGCCGGCTTTCCGTCGCGGACAATACCGGTATTAAACGGCTTAAATGCATCAAGGTCCTCGGCGGTACGCGAAGGCGTTATGCCTCGGTCGGCGATGTGATCGTCTGCTCGATCAAGGACATCATACCGACATCGGCGTTCGAGAAAGGCGGCATCGTGAAAGCGGTGATCGTCCGGACGAAGAAAGAGATAAAGCGGAAGGACGGATCGTACATCCGGTTCGACGATAATGCCGCTGTTGTTATCGATGATAAACTGGAACCGCGCGGCAAGCGCATCTTCGGACCCGTAGCACGCGAGCTTCGCGACTGCGGTTTCATGAAGATAGTATCGCTTGCGCCGGAAGTCCTCTAG
- the rplX gene encoding 50S ribosomal protein L24 yields MPKTYNAKKAIIEANRSVKFKIRKGDTVEVISGTYKGKRGEVISVDRALGRVTVKGVNLMKKTVQKSREHQKGGIIEREAPMHIAKVMIVSAKTGKATRIGRKIVDGAAKRFERSSGELIDK; encoded by the coding sequence ATGCCGAAGACATATAATGCAAAAAAGGCCATTATCGAAGCCAATCGTTCTGTGAAGTTCAAGATCCGCAAGGGTGACACGGTCGAGGTCATCAGCGGAACGTATAAGGGTAAGCGCGGGGAGGTCATCTCCGTTGATCGCGCGCTCGGACGGGTGACGGTGAAGGGCGTTAATCTCATGAAGAAGACGGTGCAGAAGAGCCGTGAGCACCAGAAGGGCGGGATCATCGAGCGCGAGGCGCCGATGCATATCGCGAAGGTCATGATCGTATCGGCAAAGACGGGTAAAGCTACACGCATCGGGAGAAAGATCGTCGACGGCGCTGCCAAGCGCTTCGAGCGGTCGTCCGGTGAGCTTATCGATAAGTAG
- the rplE gene encoding 50S ribosomal protein L5 codes for MRLKELYHKKVRSEMQEAMKYTSIMAVPRVTKVVLNIGVSKAIEDKKFVDTAAEELSLIAGQRVMKTRAKKAISNFKLREGLPIGCMVTLRGDRAYDFLERLIYIALPRVRDFQGIPRRGFDGQGNYNLGVKEHIIFPEVSYEKTDMIKGMNITIGTTAKTDEEALELLTRLGLPFRKK; via the coding sequence ATGCGTTTGAAGGAATTGTATCACAAGAAAGTGCGCTCCGAGATGCAGGAGGCGATGAAGTACACGTCGATCATGGCGGTGCCCCGCGTGACCAAGGTCGTGCTCAACATCGGCGTCAGCAAGGCTATCGAGGATAAGAAATTCGTCGATACCGCTGCCGAAGAGTTGAGCCTTATCGCCGGCCAGCGCGTGATGAAGACACGCGCCAAGAAGGCCATATCGAATTTCAAACTTCGCGAGGGACTTCCCATCGGCTGTATGGTGACGCTCCGCGGCGATCGTGCGTATGATTTTCTTGAGCGTCTCATCTATATCGCGCTTCCGCGCGTGCGGGACTTTCAGGGAATACCGCGCCGGGGCTTCGACGGCCAGGGGAATTACAATCTCGGCGTCAAGGAACATATCATATTCCCCGAAGTCTCATATGAGAAGACCGATATGATCAAGGGAATGAACATCACCATCGGTACGACGGCGAAAACGGATGAAGAAGCGCTCGAGCTTTTGACACGGCTCGGCCTTCCATTCAGGAAAAAGTAG